The genomic interval CAGCGATGAGCTCGGCGCGCAGCTGCTGCAGCGGTTTGCCGGGAAGCAGCATGCGAAAGACCGCTCCCGGCTCGAGAGCCTGAGCTCCCGTGAGCTCGAGGTTTTCCAGCTCATCGGACAGGGGCTCTCGCCGGGTGCGATCGCAAAGCAGCTGAACCTGAGCATCAAGACCATCGAGACCCATGTCGGACACATCAGGACAAAGATGGGCCTGAAAAGCTCCCGTGAGCTCCTGCTCCACGCTGTCCATCATAGCATGAGGAACACCGCCCTGTAGGGGGCCGTCTCTTGCGCGGCGCCTCCTGCGCTGCATCCGGTGATCTGCTCTCTCGCATCTTGCCTTCCTGGCTATAGGGAAATCCCCTATTTTGCAGCCGGGATATCCCTGAGCTGAAAAACAGGGAGTCCCCGATACGAAGCCTCCTTGTTTTTTCCGACAAAAGGATGTGTGCAATTTTGCACTGACGACGCTCGGTACAAAGGAGCGACCGAAGTCATATCCTCAGAGGAGGGCAGCAATGAACTGGTTCAACAACTTGAAGGTGAGGACGAGGCTATTGTCCGCATTTCTGATCATGTCGTTCATTACAGCGGCGATCGGTTTCATGGGCATCAGGAACATGTCTGCAATCAATGATATGGCGGATACGATGTACGAAAGGGAGTTGCTCGGCCTCTCGTATGTCAAAGAGGCAAATATCAATCTGCTGTATGCAACCCGGGCAGAGAAGAACCTCCTGCTTTCCAGCTCGGAAAAGGACCGCCAGCAGCGCATAGAAAACATTGCCAAGTACAACGGCTGGATGATGGAAAACCTCAACAAGGCAAGGCCGCTCTTCAGCTCGGAAAAGGCGAAGCAGCAGTTCGAGCTCATCATGCAGGCACAGCAGGAGTTCGACCGGATTCAGAAGCAGATCATCGAAGCGGCTATAAAAGAGGGGCTCCAGGACAGGAGAGCCTCTGTCGACCTTTCAATGGGAGCGGCACGGGAAAAGCTCAATGTGCTCGATAATGCCATGACCGAGCTGTCGAAGATCAAAGAAGAGAATGCAAAGGAATACTCAGCTGCGACAACGGAGCTGTACAAGAGCAGTCGCCTGTTCATGATCCTTCTTGTTGTGGGCAGTATCTGTCTCGGCGTCGTTATGGGCGTGCTCATTACCTTGGGGCTCACCAAACAGCTGGGGGGAGAGCCGGGCTACATTGCCGATCTCGCCCGGAACATCAGCGAGGGCAACCTCACGATGAAGCTGGAATCCACCGGCAAGGAGACCGGCGTTTATCTTGCCATGAAGAATATGGTGGAGAGGTTAAAGGAAATTGTTACTGATGTAAAAGCCGCAGCCGACAATGTGGCTTCGGGCAGCCAGGAGCTGAGTGCGAGCGCGGAGCAGATGTCGCAGGGCGCCACCGAGCAGGCCGCCGCAGCCGAAGAGGCCTCCTCCTCGATGGAAGAGATGTCCTCCAATATCCG from Nitrospirota bacterium carries:
- a CDS encoding methyl-accepting chemotaxis protein produces the protein MNWFNNLKVRTRLLSAFLIMSFITAAIGFMGIRNMSAINDMADTMYERELLGLSYVKEANINLLYATRAEKNLLLSSSEKDRQQRIENIAKYNGWMMENLNKARPLFSSEKAKQQFELIMQAQQEFDRIQKQIIEAAIKEGLQDRRASVDLSMGAAREKLNVLDNAMTELSKIKEENAKEYSAATTELYKSSRLFMILLVVGSICLGVVMGVLITLGLTKQLGGEPGYIADLARNISEGNLTMKLESTGKETGVYLAMKNMVERLKEIVTDVKAAADNVASGSQELSASAEQMSQGATEQAAAAEEASSSMEEMSSNIRQNADNAQQTEKIAQKSAKDAQDSGTAVSEAVTAMRDIASKISIIEEIARQTNLLALNAAIEAARAGEHGKGFAVVASEVRKLAERSQTAAGEISQLSGSSVQVAEAAGEMLQKLVPDIQ